GCAAAACTCTCACTCCGTTCACACCAAAACGACCTTCCCTCGCAATTCGGTAAAGGTCTGGGTCATAGGCTTTTAGTTCATCCAGTTGGGCAACATAACTTTTAGGTAAGAATAAGTTATCTTCAGCTGTTGAATGATGATAAAAGGTATCGTTTTTGACAATGGTCCGTTTTTCGTATAAATCTGTGTCTTCAAGCACAATGTGGTTCTTTAATTCGTCTTTGAAAAAGTGTTTGAATGTCCAGTTATCCTCACCTACCGGATTCGTAGATAGCAACATATGCAAGTCCAAGGCAGGATGCCGCAAACGTCCAAGAAGCTCCTTAAAACCTTCATATTTAACTTCGGAACACTCTTCAATCCACACAATAGATACATTATGAATCGACTTAAGTTTAGCCGGCTTATCCATACCTTTGAATATGATCTTGCTACCATTAGGAAATCGTATTTGCATGGGGGACGTTATAGGTCTTACAGTCCCATCCAGTCCCAAATCCGTTATGATTTCCTCTAATAGCGAATACGTAGAGTCTCTATGAGTATCGTATACCTCACGAACAACCAAAGCCGTCCGTTTCTCGTTCAGCAGCTTTAACACCAGTTTTAATGCTACGTGGTAACTCTTAGAAGATCCGTATCCACCGACAAGGAAATAAAACTTGTGATGCCAATCGAAAAGGAAATCTTCAAAGTGAGGGTTAACCTCTTTTTC
This Paenibacillus larvae subsp. larvae DNA region includes the following protein-coding sequences:
- a CDS encoding PBSX family phage terminase large subunit, translated to MIEKEVNPHFEDFLFDWHHKFYFLVGGYGSSKSYHVALKLVLKLLNEKRTALVVREVYDTHRDSTYSLLEEIITDLGLDGTVRPITSPMQIRFPNGSKIIFKGMDKPAKLKSIHNVSIVWIEECSEVKYEGFKELLGRLRHPALDLHMLLSTNPVGEDNWTFKHFFKDELKNHIVLEDTDLYEKRTIVKNDTFYHHSTAEDNLFLPKSYVAQLDELKAYDPDLYRIAREGRFGVNGVRVLPQFEVASHEEVIEAISRIRKPIERTGMDFGFEDSYNAVVRLAVDHEQKILYIYWEYYKNQMTDDRTAEALQEFARTKELIKADSAEPKTIRYFRQKGFNMRPAKKFPGSRLQYTKKIKRFKKIICSEKCPNTIRELKYLTYKTDKNGRILPDEFNIDPHTFSAIWYALDDYEVADLKSGYSFE